CTGGACGCTGCACGAGGTCACCGACGACCACGCGACCATGCGCTCCGCCAAAGGCGTCGGCCCCTACCTGGAGTTCGTCCGCACCCCCGACACCAAGAGCGTGTGGAACCGCGTCCACCTCGACGTTTGCCCCTACCCCGGTGACGACCTGGCCGCAGAGGCAGCCCGACTGCGCGCCCTGGGCGCCACCAACCCTGATATCGATCAGTCCGCAATCTCCTGGACGGTCCTGGCCGACCCGGAAGGCAACGAGTTCTGCCTCCTCACGCCTCGCTGACCTTGAGCAACGACTCCGGCTGGTTCCGGGGCAGCGGCGAAGACCGCGTGGCGTCAGCCCATGCCACCGGAGACGGGGATGGCGTCCCCGGTGAGCCAACGCGCGTCCTTAGGGGAAAGAAGGCCACGAGCGGGTCGTAGTCGTCATCGTCACGATGACGGCGGCACAGTGGGCGGACCTGACGGCCGCTGTGAAGGCCGGAGAGTACGACGTGATCGCCTGAGAGTAGGTCCCGTGCCGAAGTGCCCCCGGTGTGATGCCGAGTGCCCCACGGACCCGGAGAACGGGTTGCCGTGGTGCGCGCGATGCGGGGCGTTCTTCGGGCTCTCCCTGCCCGCCTGCCGTGGGCTGTGGTGGTGGCGCAGTGCCGCCACTCGTCAGCAGGTCCGGCCGCGCGAGCACTGAGCCGGCACTCCTCCGCCCCGTTTGTGTGCCGCTCCTGTGGCGCATGGGCGGGGCGGAGGCGGGTGCGCAAGGATGGGCATATGCCCAACCGACTCGCGCAGGCCACGTCCCCGTACCTCCTCCAGCACGCGGACAACCCCGTTGACTGGTGGCCATGGGAGACCGACGCGTTCGAAGAAGCCCGGCGGCGCGATGTCCCCGTGTTCTTGAGCGTCGGCTACAGCGCCTGCCACTGGTGTCACGTCATGGCGCACGAGTCCTTCGAGGACGACGACACCGCTGCGTACATGAACGAGCACTTCGTGTCCGTCAAGGTGGACCGCGAGGAGCGCCCCGACGTGGACGCCGTCTACATGGAGGCCGTGCAAGCCGCCACCGGACAGGGCGGCTGGCCCATGTCCGTGTTCATGACGCCGGACGGGGAACCCTTCTACTTCGGCACCTACTTCCCGCCCGAGGCCCGCCATGGCATGCCGTCCTTCCGCCAGGTACTCGAAGGCGTGCACAACGCCTGGACGAGCCGCCGGGACGAGGTGGGGGAAGTCGCGGGGAAGATCACTCGGGACCTTGCCGGGCGGGAGCTGAGCACCGGGGATGCCGGGATGCCCACCGAGGAGACCCAGGCCCTTGCGCTCCTCCAGTTGACTCGGGACATCGACCCCGCGAGCGGCTGGTTCAAGGGAGACACCAAATTCCCGCCGTCGATGGTGATCGAGTTTCTGTTGCGCCACCACGCGCGGGCCGGTTCCGTGGCGGCGCTGGAGATGGCGGAAGGGCTGTGCGGCGCGATGGCCCGTTCGAGCCTGTACGACCAGGTGGGAGGCGGGTTCCACCGGTACGTTCTCACACCGAGGGCTGGTGGACCTTTGGTGCCCCATTTCGAGAAGATGCTCTACGACAACGCGCTGCTGTGCCGGGTGTACGCGCATCTGTGGCGGGCCACGGGGTCGGACCTGGCCCGGCGGGTGGCGCTGGAGACCGCGGACTTCATGGTGCGGGAGCTGCGTACGGCCGAAGGCGGGTTCGCCTCCGCGCTGGACGCCGACAGCGACGACGGTACGGGCAGGCATGTCGAGGGCGCGTTCTACGCGTGGACGCCGCAGCAGCTGTGCGAGGTGCTCGGGGACGAGGACGGCCGGCGGGCCGCCGAGTTCTTCGGGGTGACGGAGGAGGGGACCTTCGAGGAGGGTGCCTCGGTCCTTCGGCTCCCGGACGGTGAAGCGGATGGGGGGATCAGGGAGCGGCTGCTCGCGGCGCGGGCGGAGCGGGCGAGGCCCGGGCGGGACGACAAGGTGGTCGCCGCGTGGAACGGGCTGGCGATCGCCGCGCTGGCGGAGGTCGGGGCGTATTTCGAGCGGCCGGATCTCGTCGAGCGGGCGACCGAGGCGGCCGATCTGCTGGTGCGACTGCACATGGACAGCGGCGCGCGGCTGTCCCGTACGTCCAAGGACGGTCAAGTCGGCGCCAACGCAGGGGTGCTGGAGGACTACGCGGATGTCGCGGAGGGCTTCCTGACGCTGGCGGCGGTGAGCGGCGAAGGGGTGTGGCTGGATTTCGCGGGGTTCCTTCTGGACATTGTCGTCGACCAGTTCGTGGGCGAGGCCGGGGCTTTGTACGACACCGCGCATGACGCGGAGCAGCTGATCCGCCGGCCGCAGGATCCGACGGACAGTGCGACCCCGTCCGGCTGGACGGCAGCCGCCGGGGCCCTGTTGTCCTATGCCGCGCACACCGGCTCGGAGGCCCATCGCACGGCGGCCGAGGGCGCGTTGGGTGTGGTGAAGGCGCTCGCTCCGCGTGCTCCGCGGTTCATCGGCTGGGGGCTCGCGGTCGCCGAGGCCCTGCTGGACGGGCCGCGTGAGGTGGCTGTCGTCGGACCTCAGGACGACCCGGCGACACAGGAGTTGCACCGTACGGCGCTGCTGGCGCCGGCGCCGGGTGCGGTGATCGCGGTGGGGGAGGCGGACAGCGAGGAGTTCCCGTTGCTCAGGGACAGGCCGTTGGTGGGCGGCCGCCCGGCGGCCTACGTCTGCCGGAACTTCACCTGTGACGCCCCTGTCGTGGACGCGTCCGCGCTTGGCCGAAAACTCGCCCATTGACGGTGGAACGCCAGTTTTTATCGGCCGAACACCGGACCTTAACTTTCCGCCAATAGGGTCCTCGGCGCGAGGAGTTGCCGGGCGTGTGCACTGGGGAGTGCCGCGCCGGGTCTGCAACAGGTGTGTCGCCGGCCAGGGGGGTCCTGCTGCCGGGGCGCAGGTCCAAGGGGGGACCTTTCGGTGCTCATATCGGTGTTCATTGCTGCCATTTCCGTGGCGCTTTTCTGGATGGCGGCGTTCACGCTGTGGTGGCAGATGCATGCCTGGCGGACGCCCGAGACGCTTGCGGCGACTCGGTTCGACCGGCCCGACGGCGGTGTCGGACTCTCTTTCTCCCTGCTGCTGCCGGCGCGGCACGAGCAGGCGGTGCTGGACCACACGATCGAGCGGCTGCTGGAATCCAGCCACTCCAACTTCGAGATCATCGTGATCGTCGGGCATGACGATCCGGAGACCGCCGCGGTCGCGGAGCGTTCCGCGGCCCGTGACCCCGTCCGGGTGCGCGTGATCACCGACACCCATGAGGTGAAGAACAAGCCCAAGGCCCTCAACACCGCGCTGCCGCACTGCCGAGGCGACATCGTGGGCGTCTTCGACGCCGAGGACCAGGTGCACCCCGAGCTGCTGGCCCATGTCGACCACGCCTTCACCTCCACGGGTGCGGATGTCGTCCAGGGCGGCGTACAGCTGATCAATTTCCACTCCAGCTGGTACAGCCTGCGCAACTGCCT
This portion of the Streptomyces sp. NBC_01750 genome encodes:
- a CDS encoding thioredoxin domain-containing protein, which encodes MPNRLAQATSPYLLQHADNPVDWWPWETDAFEEARRRDVPVFLSVGYSACHWCHVMAHESFEDDDTAAYMNEHFVSVKVDREERPDVDAVYMEAVQAATGQGGWPMSVFMTPDGEPFYFGTYFPPEARHGMPSFRQVLEGVHNAWTSRRDEVGEVAGKITRDLAGRELSTGDAGMPTEETQALALLQLTRDIDPASGWFKGDTKFPPSMVIEFLLRHHARAGSVAALEMAEGLCGAMARSSLYDQVGGGFHRYVLTPRAGGPLVPHFEKMLYDNALLCRVYAHLWRATGSDLARRVALETADFMVRELRTAEGGFASALDADSDDGTGRHVEGAFYAWTPQQLCEVLGDEDGRRAAEFFGVTEEGTFEEGASVLRLPDGEADGGIRERLLAARAERARPGRDDKVVAAWNGLAIAALAEVGAYFERPDLVERATEAADLLVRLHMDSGARLSRTSKDGQVGANAGVLEDYADVAEGFLTLAAVSGEGVWLDFAGFLLDIVVDQFVGEAGALYDTAHDAEQLIRRPQDPTDSATPSGWTAAAGALLSYAAHTGSEAHRTAAEGALGVVKALAPRAPRFIGWGLAVAEALLDGPREVAVVGPQDDPATQELHRTALLAPAPGAVIAVGEADSEEFPLLRDRPLVGGRPAAYVCRNFTCDAPVVDASALGRKLAH